The sequence atgagtgtgtgtgtgtgtgtatgagtgtgtgtgatttttctgtgttgtttttgatTATCGATAAGTGATTGAAATCACAATAATTCACGTAGTTCATTTTGCTTTGAAAATCACCGCCGTACTTAAATAAGGCCCCAGAAACAAACGGCCCTTCACGCGACTTACACACCGTTATTTTGATCCACATGGAGATGATGATGTAAGAACCGATGaggtttgtttattcattcattatttatcacATCATATACACAAGACCGCAGTCCAGCGTGGAGACGTCATCTGTTTCTGTGACACGAGCGACGGTCTGAGATTTATATACGTTATTAATCCCATTAAATGGTGAATATCAGTGCTATAGGAATTACAGGGAGTTATAACTGTTCATAGCTCACACTGATGAGTTAACTCAGGGAACGTACACTGGGTAATTTCTCTTAATCCGGATCAACACACTTTCTAACTTGCATCTCTTTATGTTCTGACGTCAGCTGCTTAAGATACGTAGGACTGAAGATGGTTATTCTCCGGAATGTTTACTTTCTCTGATGAATTTATGGTTAGAAACTTCTAGAAGTGACCACACACAGACCAAGAAGCAGGaaacacacctgattccactTGGAGAATCAGCTGATCTCGGCTTTCACTAGACTCCGGCTTGTCCTCGGACGAAACGTTAACGCGGGCCTACGGATCTTTCTGGATTAGCACGGAGACGCGTCAGATGATCGAGATGCCTCCAAACCCTGTCATGATTTCTTTTCCTTAAACGTGTGTCTTTTCTATTCCAGGCAGGACCCTTTGTTAAGAGATGCCGCCCAGTTGACATCCAGAGCTGGTTTTCTTCTGCACGATGAGCGTCTCTGGACTCTAGCGCACCGCACCGGTCCCTTCATTCCTCTATACAGGTGACTTGGGGCGGGCAATGAAGAAAACGGCGCAGAGGTCCAAAGAGGAGATCACCATCGAGCCACGCATGGAGACTCACGCGAACGGCCATGCCAACGGTCATGCCGCCGGCAACGGGAGCAAGACCCCGCGAAACGGCTTGGTCAACGGTTTTCATAAGGAAGTGGTGCGAATTCAAATCCCCGGCCCACCCAGCGCGTCGTTTCCCACCGAGTGGGGCAAGACTGCCATGGCATTGTTGTATGCCATCTGCTGCTTTGTTTTAACCACGGTAATGATCTCTGTAGTTCACGAGCGTGTTCCTCCTAAGGAGGTGAGCCCTCCGTTGCCTGATAAGTTCTTTGACTTTTTCGACCGCGTGGAGTGGGCTTTTAACGTCTGCGAGATTAACGGGATGATTCTGGTCGTCTTATGGATCTTACAGTGGAGTCTCTTAAAACACAAGTAAGTGTTAAAGAAAAGTCACACTTGTGTTAAAAAGGTATTGGACCGTGCTGTTCGGTGACGCCAGTGTTTCCTTTGGCAGGTCCATTGTCGGTCGGAGGTTCCTGTTCATTGTAGGGACGCTGTACCTGTACCGGTGTATCACTATGTACATCACTACTCTACCTGTTCCAGGGATGCACTTTAAGTGTTCAGCTAAGGTACAGATTACAAAACATCTTCACCTTGTAATGCATCATTAGGCCCATAATCTGGTCCACCACAACATGGTTATTATACACAGGTCattgcatcatcatcattgcATCATCTTCACAAACGTGAGGTAAAAGTCGTTCAGTTTGGAAGGCAGCAGTGGAAGCGTTTTGGCCAAAGTGAcccacaaacacgcacacactcactcatactctcactcatacacacacacacacacacacacgcacacactcactcactcatacacacacactcactcatacacacacacacacacacactcactcatacacacacactcactcatacacacacacacacacactcactcatacacacacacacactcactcactcactcactcacacacttactcatacacacactcactcacacacacacacactcactcatacactcactcatatacacacacacacactcactcatacacacactcacacacttactcatacacacactcacacacacacacacacacacactcactcatacacacacacaaacactcacacacacacactcactcatacacacacacacacacacacacacacacacacacactcactcatacacacacacactcactcccccccccacacactcactcatatacatacacacacactcactcatacactaactcatacacacacacactcaatgtaCCATCACCACACcacttgtacacacactcaccacacacacacacacacacaacacaacacacaccacacacacactcactccacacacacacacacacacagctcactccacacactcaactcacccacaacacacacacacactcactcactcactcacacacactcactcactcagacactcacactcaacccaccacaacaccacatcactcactatacatacacacacacacactcactcatacactaactcaaacacacacactcactcgtacacacacactcactcacacacacacacacacactcacactcactcactcacacacactcacactcacacacacacacacacacacacacacacacacacacacacacacacacacgcacacacacactctcatacattcatatatatatatatatatgaaaaccAAACACGTACGCGAGTTAATATTGCATCAGTCATCTCAACTCGAGGTCGATTGTGACAGATACGAGCAGGTTTTCTTCCCCTTTTCAACACTTCTTCAACAGTAGGTCGTGTTCAGATCTCACAGAGATCGAGTGTCCTCAGGGCTGCGTGACGCTCCGTCCCAATCGCTTTAAGGCTCCTTGTATCGTTGGACAGAGCCGTAGTTCTTCCTCTGTTCCGTTTCCGATCATTAATTGTGAAATGCATCCAGTTTGCTGAAATTTGTTGTGTCGCATGTTATTTAGCAGAACGACTTCCACTGTGGTCACTTGTAATGATGCAATTTTATCCTCTGATGTTGTGAATGACAGAAACACGTTAGACGAGTGGAGAATGAAGACGCTCGATGTTCTTCATTTAGAAAAGAGTTAttcattttagatttatatttaataatataattatataataataatataataattatataatatttaatttagaataattttttttaaacctccattagctcgtgttttttttttgtccctatTTCTCTaatcatattatattaattgTAGTAATAGAACTAATAACTGTCGGTTTGACTTTGTCAAATTGCCAAAGTTTTGATTTGGCTCGTTCTTTGAAAGGAGAAACTTTTAATCACGAGTTAAGTTTTAGTCCCTGCTCCATGCATAGAGACTCTACAGCACGCACGGTGTCTGTCTTCTCCTACAGTACAGGGTCGCATTTGTTAAACTGAGAGAACTAGATGACTGGAGCGTGACCGTGTTGTCATGGCGACCCCCAGGAAGTATctatgtgtgagtgttaatgtttgtttctgtttgtgtgaggGAGGAACTGGgggcaccccccccccccacaccacaTGGGACAGGAAGTGTGCACAGCTAGGAAGCTTTCAACAACACGCAGCCTGAGCTCAGAATACCATGTCAGGGTCTGATttcctcagacacacacacacgcacacacagacaagtgtgtgtttgttttgtgtgtgtgtgtgtgtgttttgtgtgtgtgtttttttttttgtgtgtgtgtttgtgtttttttgtgtgtttgtgtgtgtatgagtgtgtttttgtgtgtgtgtctgtctgtgtgtgtgtgttgtgtatatatacgtgttttgtgtgtgtttgtgttttttgtgtttgagtgtgtttgtgtgtgtgtgtgtttttgtgtgtctgtctgtctctgtctgtctgtctgtgtgtgtttgtatatatgtgttttgtgtgttttttgagtgtttgttttttgtgtgtttgtgttttttgtgtgtttgtgttttttgtgtgtttgtgtgcgtttgtgttttgtgtgtgtgtgtttttttgtgagtgtatgagtgtgtttgtgtgtgtgtatttgtatgtgtgtacgtgtctgtgtgtatgtgtctgtgtctgtgtgtgtgtatgtgtgtgtgtgtgtcttatctCTGACACGCAGAAACATATTCAGTATAAACACAAACCCAGTCAAGGTTtttaaacactaacactgaacagcTGCTTCCTCACTGTTACAGCTTTCATTACACCGAGCTTCACTTTATATCCCAATAAAAGGAactctcgaatctgattggtcagaagattataaacacacacacacacgattgcGCTCTACAGACGTTTTCACCGTGAACGTTTCTGGAAGGCGCTCTATAACCTTCCTGTGGTAAAGCTGTAAACGTGTCAGAAGTGTTCAGGGCAGAGAAGCTCGCGGTTTCTCCGTAACGTAACGTAACGTACAGTCGTCTACACAGTCGCCTCATTCTTCTGTTCTGCCTCACAGCTGCATGGAGAGTGGCAGTCCCAGATGTGGCGGGTGATGAAGATGATCGCCGGCGGAGGTTTGTCCATCACCGGCTCTCATCACATGTGCGGAGACTACCTGTACAGTGGCCACACGGTCATGCTGACCCTCACCTATCTCTTCATCAAAGAGTGTAAGGAGAACTTCTCGATCTCTCGCTTCGACGGAGCCTCGTCGCGTCACACTCGAGCACGAGCGCCGGAACGTAGCCGCCATGTCAGTTTGtctaacacataaataaattcgTGTCTCGCAGACTCTCCGAGGCGCTTCTGGTACTATCACTTGGGATGTGGGACGCTGTGTGTCATCGGCGTGTTCTGCATCCTTCTGGCTCACGATCACTACACCATAGATGTCGTCATCGCTTACTTCATCACAACACGCCTCTTCTGGTGGTACCACACCATGGCTAACCAGTCAGTAAGTAAACCTCAGCACGGACGCTTATCGTCATCGCTACTCTATTAGGAGGTCCATTTTGACTCctcatttacttttatttaatttaaaggcagggtctctgatttttgagaaatgcttcaggaaACCAAGTCGGGCCgaatactaaacaaaaatcaaaacaaacatgtagccaatgagcagaaaggggcggggcttgtcaatacgggcggagagagtgttcggtgcgcgtgtgtgacattagcagaaagcggttttaacatcgacatggaggataaaaacaaagaaagaaaaagaagaaagacttccgataaggacaagaagtaggacgtgttaatataggatcagctttccagcgctggagagaactgaaggagcaggaagttggccacatattcacaggttggagtttcccgagtcaataactcctgagctaaacgctgttactacacaaataacacctcttttctatcgtagtgatgtagagaggcagctacaaccgcgttttgtgtagtaacagcgtttagctcaggagttactgactcgggaaactccgacctgtgaatatgtggccgactttacttaagacgccgaggcgcttttttccttctcgataggtgagtaacgttggttttgctttgttacacagaactaatatatgcctttgtcctttacatcattatgcttgtgtggcatttttgcttgtttgtttatctacaatcgtattgttcttcccttcatctatgataaagacacgtttctttctgttagtcgcctgggttacgtatgtatgcgtgggcggagctatcgatacaggggcgggacccgtttgagttaggggcgtgtttgttttggtgattttatatgtcaacattggctttcaatcatcggagacctcacctttaaatgttaaattaatttatgatgCAAGCGTCTGAGTGAACTTCAACTTAAACCTTTATTCGCTTCTCAACCcagtcgtctctctctctcttttttttttcttttttttcttttttttcttttattttgttgcacaGGAACTGAAGTCGGCGTCTCAGAGCAACTTCCTGTCACGTGTTTGGTGGTATTGGGTTTTCCTGTATCTAGAGCGGAATGTGCAAGGCATTGTCCCTCGCAGTTACCACATCCCCTTCTCGTGGCGACCGTGGGGCACAGTGAAGTACACCAGGATCGACTCGGACTGAtcgacgagagagagagagagagagagactctaaAGACTTGCCTTAAGTGCCAGGCCATGTGACAAGCCAAGCCAAGCCAATCCCTTCAGCTTCTGAAGCAtttcattcctcacacacactgcccgtGGTCCCTGATGTCTCAGCCCtggtgtgttctgagatgcgtGAGGTGAAGGTCACAGGGCCGGAGAGATTAACGAATGCCTTTAGCACCTGCCAAATGTGGCCACTCCGTATCGTGGTCTTTAACCGATTAGGTCGACGATCTGTCTTCTGTTTATACTCGAACCTACAGCGGTGTGAACCAGATACAGATATTTTCTACTTCCTTATAGACTGAGCCAGTTCACCATGTTTATACGACAGAGCGCGAGCTAAATACGACCCGAGCGAAGAAGTGGCCCTTTAACTAaaaatcctccagtttattctttctttcgttttttgttttttttaccccccACAAAACGTCTCACAGGGAAGGAGACGTTTGAAGAGAAGTGCAGTTTTGTAGCTATCCTCTCTAACAGGATAACGTCCGCTTTCTATTAgaatagatttatttttcagaGTAAATCCTTCACCTTTTTTTACACGGAGAGCAAAAGGACACAAAAGACTTTTTATGTTTCTGGTGATAAAATCTTCCTCAGTGCCTTAAATGAGAGGATCGTACAGCGATCCtgtagagttttttttgttgtcgtcgtcgtcgtcgtttTGTTTAAACTTGTGGTACATTTGTGTGAAGACCCTGTAATGTAAACGGAGGCAGAAATATCCAGCGTTTAAACGCCGGACCAATCGATCTCCTCGTATGACATTCAGGTCGGAGACGTTTAGCTCTTGCTGGTAGAAATTGACGGTAAACGTAAAGACGTTAGTATCAATACGATGATAGTCATATTTATTGGGAACCGCCGCTGTTGTAGCTGTTGCGTTGTTTGTTTAGATCTCGAATTGACGTTCAGTCGTTCTTAGACGTGtagttaataagaaaaatatctataaatatttatatatatatatattctttactTCACCTCCTATTTTTACCAGCAAAGCGTATTTGGTTTTAGGAAACACCCAAAACTTAATGACCATAATCAGTTTTGTCGTTACTCATTGTCGCGTATTAAACTTATTTATTATCTTATGTTAAGTATTCCGCTCAAACAGAACACCGGGAAAACACATTTCATAACGTCCTGTCATTTTCGTCCGTCGTCGGTTCTGTTTGAGTTCCCAGTTGTAAGACACGAGAGGTGTTCCGATGCCTGCGAACGCGTTCCGTCATGTCCGACGAGGTCGATGAGCAGGATCGTCCTGAAAACAATGAGCTGTTCTGTATAACACACGATGAGTGAAAGCTGCTAACTCgtaatttgtttgtatt is a genomic window of Tachysurus fulvidraco isolate hzauxx_2018 chromosome 8, HZAU_PFXX_2.0, whole genome shotgun sequence containing:
- the sgms1b gene encoding phosphatidylcholine:ceramide cholinephosphotransferase 1 — protein: MKKTAQRSKEEITIEPRMETHANGHANGHAAGNGSKTPRNGLVNGFHKEVVRIQIPGPPSASFPTEWGKTAMALLYAICCFVLTTVMISVVHERVPPKEVSPPLPDKFFDFFDRVEWAFNVCEINGMILVVLWILQWSLLKHKSIVGRRFLFIVGTLYLYRCITMYITTLPVPGMHFKCSAKLHGEWQSQMWRVMKMIAGGGLSITGSHHMCGDYLYSGHTVMLTLTYLFIKEYSPRRFWYYHLGCGTLCVIGVFCILLAHDHYTIDVVIAYFITTRLFWWYHTMANQSELKSASQSNFLSRVWWYWVFLYLERNVQGIVPRSYHIPFSWRPWGTVKYTRIDSD